Proteins from a single region of Flaviflexus salsibiostraticola:
- the leuS gene encoding leucine--tRNA ligase codes for MSETTEHPHRYTAELAGEIESRWQDRWDEEGTYHVPNPVGDLAGDVSPEKFYLLDMFPYPSGKGLHVGHPFGYIATDVVGRFQRMLGKSVLHTMGFDAFGLPAEQYAVQTGQHPRITTEQNIKNMKRQLRQIGLGHDQRRSFATTDVDYVRWTQWIFLQIYNSFYDESAEGRTPGTTGRARPISELIAEFESGHRPVPSGAHWADLSEPERAAIIDDHRLAYISHAPVNWCPGLGTVLANEEVTNEGRSERGNYPVFRRQLRQWMMRITSYADRLAADLDTVDWPEKVVAMQRNWIGRSNGAYVTFAAHGADRDHDLTVFTTRPDTLFGATFMVVSPEHPMLQDGAVPTEWPEGTKDAWTGGAADPRSAVSGYQAAAQKLGDTARTSDEREKTGVFTGIYATNPVNGDQVPVFTADYVLMGYGTGAIMAVPAHDQRDYDFATAFELPIVLTIQPPADFPGDSAYVGDGEVINSANDEFSINGLDKAAAIATVSDYLAEKGTGLPAVTYRLRDWLFSRQRYWGEPFPIVYDEDGRAYDLPESMLPVELPETPDYSPRSYDPDDAESMPEPPLGRLKDWVAVTLDLGDGERTYYRDTNTMPNWAGSCWYELRYLDPNNDEAFAARENEEYWMGPRPEAGNHSGGADLYVGGVEHAVLHLLYARFWHKVLFDLGHVSSSEPFHKLFNQGMIEAYAFTDSRGQYVPADEVETNEENGEQIFTYRGERVSREYGKMGKSLKNTVTPEEISAEYGADTFRVYEMSMGPIEQSRVWEPRAVVGAQRFLQRLWRNIVSEETGETIVADVPVSEETARLAARTVTDVRTEYEAMRPNTAIAKLIVLNNHLTSLDEVPREVAEQLVAMVGPVAPHIAEELWARLGHESSVVYAPFPTIDEALLVEDTVTCVVQVKGKVRDRIDVAAEISDEELTERALALPRIQQFLEGEPRKIIVRAPNLINIVP; via the coding sequence ATGTCCGAGACGACCGAACATCCGCATCGGTACACGGCAGAGCTCGCAGGCGAGATTGAGAGCCGCTGGCAGGATCGATGGGATGAGGAGGGCACGTACCACGTGCCGAATCCGGTGGGTGACCTTGCTGGAGACGTCTCGCCGGAGAAGTTCTACCTCCTCGACATGTTCCCGTACCCGTCTGGCAAGGGCCTTCATGTCGGCCACCCCTTCGGATACATCGCCACCGATGTCGTCGGCCGCTTCCAGCGCATGCTCGGCAAGTCGGTGCTGCACACGATGGGGTTCGATGCGTTCGGCCTGCCAGCCGAGCAGTACGCCGTCCAGACCGGCCAGCACCCCCGCATCACGACCGAGCAGAACATCAAGAACATGAAGCGGCAGCTTCGCCAGATCGGTCTCGGGCACGATCAGCGCCGCTCGTTTGCGACGACCGATGTCGACTACGTCCGGTGGACGCAGTGGATCTTCCTGCAGATCTACAACTCGTTCTACGACGAGAGTGCCGAAGGCCGCACTCCCGGCACAACTGGGCGTGCCCGCCCGATCTCCGAGCTGATCGCCGAGTTCGAGTCGGGCCATCGTCCCGTCCCGTCGGGCGCGCACTGGGCTGATCTGAGCGAGCCCGAGCGGGCCGCGATCATCGACGACCATCGCCTCGCCTACATCTCTCACGCCCCCGTCAACTGGTGCCCCGGGCTCGGCACCGTGCTGGCGAACGAAGAGGTGACGAACGAGGGCCGGTCCGAGCGCGGCAACTACCCCGTCTTCCGCCGCCAGCTGCGCCAGTGGATGATGCGGATCACCTCGTATGCCGATCGACTCGCCGCCGATCTCGACACGGTCGACTGGCCCGAGAAGGTTGTGGCGATGCAGCGGAACTGGATCGGCAGGAGCAACGGCGCGTACGTGACGTTCGCGGCCCACGGCGCCGACCGCGACCACGACCTCACAGTCTTCACCACCCGCCCTGACACGCTCTTCGGCGCGACGTTCATGGTGGTCTCTCCGGAACACCCGATGCTCCAGGACGGCGCGGTGCCGACGGAGTGGCCCGAGGGCACGAAGGACGCGTGGACCGGTGGTGCCGCCGACCCGCGCTCCGCAGTGTCCGGCTACCAGGCCGCCGCGCAGAAGCTCGGCGATACGGCGAGGACGAGCGATGAGCGGGAGAAGACCGGCGTCTTCACCGGCATCTACGCGACGAACCCCGTCAACGGCGATCAGGTCCCGGTCTTCACCGCCGATTACGTCCTCATGGGATACGGCACCGGCGCGATCATGGCCGTGCCCGCCCACGATCAGCGCGACTATGACTTCGCGACCGCGTTCGAGCTGCCGATCGTCCTCACGATCCAGCCTCCCGCGGACTTCCCCGGGGATTCGGCGTACGTCGGCGACGGCGAGGTCATCAACTCGGCGAACGACGAGTTCTCGATCAACGGTCTCGACAAGGCCGCCGCCATCGCCACCGTGTCCGACTACCTCGCGGAGAAGGGGACGGGCCTGCCGGCCGTCACCTACCGCCTGCGCGACTGGCTGTTCTCCCGCCAGCGCTACTGGGGCGAGCCGTTCCCCATCGTCTACGACGAGGACGGCCGCGCCTACGACCTGCCCGAGTCGATGCTTCCCGTCGAACTGCCGGAGACCCCCGACTATTCGCCGCGGTCGTACGACCCGGACGATGCGGAGTCGATGCCGGAGCCGCCCCTCGGGAGGCTGAAGGACTGGGTCGCGGTTACCCTCGATCTCGGCGATGGTGAGCGGACGTACTACCGCGACACGAACACGATGCCGAACTGGGCCGGCTCGTGCTGGTACGAGCTGCGCTACCTCGACCCGAATAACGACGAGGCCTTTGCGGCCCGGGAGAACGAGGAGTACTGGATGGGGCCGCGCCCGGAGGCGGGCAACCACTCGGGCGGTGCCGACCTCTACGTCGGCGGCGTCGAGCATGCTGTCCTCCACCTGCTCTACGCCCGCTTCTGGCACAAGGTCCTCTTCGACCTCGGCCATGTCTCGTCCTCGGAGCCGTTCCACAAGCTCTTCAACCAGGGCATGATCGAGGCCTACGCCTTCACCGATTCTCGCGGACAGTATGTTCCGGCCGATGAGGTGGAGACGAACGAGGAGAACGGGGAGCAGATCTTCACCTACCGCGGCGAGCGGGTCAGCCGCGAGTACGGCAAGATGGGCAAGTCCCTCAAGAACACGGTGACGCCGGAGGAGATCAGCGCCGAGTATGGCGCCGATACCTTCCGCGTGTACGAGATGTCGATGGGCCCCATCGAGCAGTCGAGGGTGTGGGAGCCGCGCGCGGTTGTCGGTGCTCAGCGCTTCCTCCAGCGCCTGTGGCGCAATATCGTCTCCGAGGAGACGGGTGAGACGATCGTCGCCGACGTACCGGTCTCGGAGGAGACGGCACGCCTCGCCGCCCGTACTGTCACCGACGTGCGGACGGAGTATGAGGCGATGCGGCCGAACACGGCGATCGCGAAGCTCATCGTGCTCAACAACCACCTGACCTCGCTCGACGAGGTCCCGCGCGAGGTCGCAGAGCAGCTCGTCGCCATGGTCGGCCCTGTCGCCCCGCACATCGCGGAGGAGCTGTGGGCCCGCCTCGGCCACGAATCCTCGGTGGTCTACGCGCCTTTCCCGACGATCGATGAGGCTCTCCTCGTTGAGGACACGGTCACCTGTGTCGTCCAGGTCAAGGGCAAGGTGCGCGACCGCATCGATGTTGCGGCCGAGATCTCCGACGAGGAGCTGACCGAGCGCGCACTGGCGCTGCCGAGGATCCAGCAATTCCTC
- a CDS encoding HIT family protein — MSIFTKIMAGEIPGRFVWADDVCVVMATIEPHADGHVMVVPREEIDKFIDLDDATADHLFRVARIIARVQETAFDVPRSGLVIAGYGVPHCHLHVIPMVSEKALAFASARKNVPAEELDASMMTLRTALIDAGHGQHVPAQLTSLD, encoded by the coding sequence ATGAGCATTTTCACGAAGATCATGGCAGGCGAAATTCCCGGCAGGTTCGTGTGGGCCGACGACGTGTGTGTCGTCATGGCGACGATCGAGCCGCATGCAGACGGCCACGTCATGGTGGTTCCCCGGGAGGAGATCGACAAGTTCATCGACCTGGACGACGCGACAGCCGACCATCTGTTCCGAGTGGCCCGGATCATCGCCCGGGTCCAGGAGACGGCCTTCGACGTGCCACGGTCCGGCCTCGTCATCGCCGGGTACGGGGTGCCGCATTGCCACCTCCACGTCATTCCCATGGTGAGCGAGAAGGCCCTCGCATTCGCCTCGGCACGCAAGAACGTGCCGGCCGAGGAGCTGGACGCGTCGATGATGACCCTGCGCACCGCCCTCATCGACGCCGGTCACGGCCAGCACGTGCCGGCGCAGCTCACGTCGCTCGACTGA
- a CDS encoding vitamin K epoxide reductase family protein, with amino-acid sequence MADFDSMTDEELDAYLAARETPRPAAPGAVEFGWLMVVSGLVGAFASLQLLFGQRALEADPFANLSCDVNELLSCSTFLTSWEGSLLGFSNSYLGIAAFLAMIFTGVYLLARRSLPTFMWAGMAAAAALGLLAILWFQYTSFSAGTLCPWCLVIWAALIPFITQAAGQAHANLTDGTSPLWRYRWAIIGLWFAAVIAFAGIYFLDTWRMILS; translated from the coding sequence ATGGCCGATTTTGACAGCATGACCGACGAGGAGCTCGACGCCTATCTCGCCGCGCGCGAGACACCGCGTCCCGCCGCCCCGGGGGCGGTCGAATTCGGCTGGCTCATGGTCGTGAGCGGCCTCGTCGGAGCGTTCGCATCCCTGCAGCTCCTGTTCGGCCAGCGCGCCCTCGAAGCAGACCCCTTCGCGAACCTGTCGTGTGACGTCAACGAGCTCCTGTCGTGCTCGACCTTCCTCACGTCGTGGGAGGGCAGCCTGCTCGGATTCTCGAACAGCTACCTCGGCATTGCCGCCTTCCTCGCCATGATCTTCACGGGGGTCTATCTCCTCGCGAGGAGAAGCCTGCCCACCTTCATGTGGGCGGGCATGGCAGCGGCGGCTGCGCTCGGCCTGCTCGCCATCCTCTGGTTCCAGTACACGTCCTTCAGCGCGGGCACGCTCTGCCCGTGGTGCCTCGTCATCTGGGCCGCCCTCATCCCCTTCATCACCCAGGCCGCCGGCCAGGCCCACGCGAATCTCACGGATGGGACAAGCCCGCTGTGGCGCTACCGCTGGGCGATCATCGGGCTCTGGTTCGCAGCCGTCATCGCCTTCGCCGGCATCTACTTCCTCGACACGTGGAGGATGATCCTCTCCTGA